The Enterobacter asburiae sequence TTGTCTATAACTGATTTTTCTTGACGGAAACAATTGGGGGGCCGTCTGTTGGCCCCTTTGTTATTGAGGTATAAAATGTATTTTCTGAGTAAAACTTTACTTGCCTGCGTGTTTCTTTCAGCCGGTATTTCTCAAGCCACTGCGGGTGTGGTCATTGGCGGGACGCGCGTTATTTATGATGGCAATAAAAAAGAGTCTTCTATTAGCGTCACGAACCCCGACACGGCACCGTATTTAATTCAGTCGTGGGTAGAGTCGCAAAACGGAAGTGCTGAGAAAACACCTTTTATTATCACGCCACCACTCTACCGCCTGGATAAAGGCCAGCAGAACGTGGAACGTATTGTATTAGCAGGTTCGGTTGCCCAGGATAAAGAGTCGCTCTACTGGCTAAATATTAAGTCTATTCCTGCGGCATCGCGAAAAGAAAATACGCTGCAAATTGCGGTAAAAACCCGCATTAAATTGATCTATCGTCCAGCGGCCCTGAAAGGGGTCATTCCTGAAGAGCTGGCAGATAAATTAACCTGGCAGCGTAGCGGGAATCAGATTCAGGTCACTAACCCAACTAACGTGGTAATGAATTTCAATGAAATCCGCGTGAATGGTAAAAAGCTCGAGGACGTAACTTATGTACTTCCCGGGGCTAGCGCACGGTTTGATTTGCCGAAAGGTATTACCGGCGGTTCGGTAACGTTCAGGTTAATTAATGATTACGGTGGTACCGGAAATGTGCATAACGCCACCCTGTAATTCGTATTGTGCCAGAGGCCCTCTTTATTCTCGGTATGGAGTAACGTCGTGATTAGTCATAATAAGCAGGCGGTTTTATTTAATCCGGCACTGTTAATCGCTGTCGTACTCGGTTCGGTTACCGAGACCGCTTATGCAGGTGAGTATTTTAACCCTGAGTTGATTGAACTGGACAACCCTGGCATGAAAGGCGCCGATCTTTCGGCGTTTGAATCCGGTTCGCAACTGCCCGGCACCTATCGCGTTGATGTGCTCATCGGCGGGCAGGTTGTTGACACGCGCGAGATCAGATTTGACGCGGTAAAAAACGCGGAAGGCGAGACGTCCTTGCAGCCCTGCCTGAGCGTGGCGCAGCTTAAAAGCTGGGGGGTAAAAACCGAGCTATTTCCTGACCTGAATTCAGGCGGCGAATGTGCGAAGCTCTCGGCGATCCCGCAGGCGTCAACCGCGTTTATTTTCAGTGCCCAGCACCTTGAGATTACGATTCCACAGGCGGCGCTGTCACCGCAGGCTCGCGGATATGTGCCGCCAGAAATGTGGGACGAGGGGATCACCGCCGCGCTGCTTAACTACAGTCTGAGCGGCTCAAACAGCTGGGGACGTGACGGCAACAGCAGTAACACGAACAGCCAGTACGCCAACCTGCGTCCGGGCATTAACGTCGGTCCATGGCGGATCCGCAACTATTCCACCTGGAGCCGCGACGGCAGCGGTAAAGACAAATGGGACACGGTCTACACCTACGTGCAGCGGGCGATCGTTCCGCTGAAGGCTCAGCTCACGACCGGCGACAGCGCCTCTCCGGCTGACGTATTTGACAGTATTCCATTCCGGGGGGCGCAGCTGGCCTCTGACGATGACATG is a genomic window containing:
- a CDS encoding molecular chaperone produces the protein MYFLSKTLLACVFLSAGISQATAGVVIGGTRVIYDGNKKESSISVTNPDTAPYLIQSWVESQNGSAEKTPFIITPPLYRLDKGQQNVERIVLAGSVAQDKESLYWLNIKSIPAASRKENTLQIAVKTRIKLIYRPAALKGVIPEELADKLTWQRSGNQIQVTNPTNVVMNFNEIRVNGKKLEDVTYVLPGASARFDLPKGITGGSVTFRLINDYGGTGNVHNATL